One Gloeothece verrucosa PCC 7822 DNA window includes the following coding sequences:
- the uvsE gene encoding UV DNA damage repair endonuclease UvsE has product MNSKIPAHLPELGLVCITANSTIRFRTVTRKRLLSLSISEQEQLLQALYTDNINRLNAAITFCVSEGIRLYRINSTLFPFSDDPVGEGVLTQLAPMLETVGRYALTSGIRLVSHPPQFVVLNSDRPQVVENSIKILAAQAMIFDLLGLPQSPWSLMNIHGGKGDRAKPLVSVIRSLPDAIRLRLTLENDEYTYSAATLIEICRAAEIPMVFDAHHHVIHEHLDTYEDPSVAEMLAQARTTWAIPQWQLVHISNGEQFFNDPRHSDFITVMPSSYRYAPWIEVEAKQKELAIAKLRQDWLPSLSTFEPVA; this is encoded by the coding sequence ATGAACAGTAAAATTCCTGCTCACTTACCAGAATTGGGGCTAGTATGCATTACAGCTAATAGCACGATTCGTTTTCGTACTGTAACCCGCAAAAGATTACTATCACTATCTATTAGTGAACAAGAACAACTCTTGCAGGCACTTTATACCGATAACATCAACCGTTTAAATGCTGCCATCACCTTTTGTGTGAGTGAAGGAATACGCCTATATCGGATCAATTCTACCCTTTTTCCCTTTTCAGATGACCCAGTAGGAGAAGGGGTTTTAACCCAACTAGCACCGATGCTAGAAACAGTCGGCCGTTATGCGCTCACATCAGGAATTCGCTTGGTGTCTCATCCTCCCCAGTTTGTTGTCCTCAATTCAGATCGTCCGCAGGTGGTAGAAAACAGTATAAAAATACTGGCGGCTCAAGCGATGATCTTTGACTTACTCGGACTCCCTCAGTCCCCTTGGTCATTGATGAACATTCACGGGGGAAAAGGCGATCGCGCAAAGCCGTTAGTGAGTGTAATTCGCTCTTTACCCGATGCAATTCGATTACGTTTAACCCTAGAAAATGATGAGTATACTTATAGTGCCGCCACCCTGATCGAAATTTGTCGAGCCGCCGAAATTCCGATGGTTTTTGACGCTCATCATCACGTCATTCATGAACATTTAGACACTTATGAAGACCCAAGCGTTGCCGAAATGTTAGCACAAGCGCGGACAACTTGGGCAATTCCCCAATGGCAACTGGTTCATATTTCCAATGGGGAACAGTTTTTTAACGACCCACGCCATAGTGATTTCATTACGGTTATGCCGAGTTCTTACCGCTATGCGCCTTGGATAGAAGTAGAAGCAAAGCAAAAAGAATTAGCTATTGCTAAATTACGGCAAGATTGGTTACCGAGTCTATCTACTTTTGAACCTGTTGCTTAA
- a CDS encoding DoxX family protein encodes MTSLQQPSNRFSRKEILRGIFAVCLMIVGTTHFIRPDQYARIIPPQLPEPFTLVYLSGIFEILGGIGLLIPFISVFAAWGLIALFIAVFPANINQALHSIPIEGIPHHPLLYWFRLPFQAVLIAWAWWYTQKPEKQPGASEFAANLASEIHQ; translated from the coding sequence ATGACATCATTGCAACAGCCTTCTAACCGGTTTAGCCGCAAAGAAATACTACGCGGCATCTTCGCCGTATGCCTGATGATAGTGGGTACTACTCACTTTATCCGGCCTGATCAATACGCTAGAATTATCCCTCCTCAACTTCCTGAACCCTTTACCTTAGTTTATCTGAGCGGCATCTTTGAAATTTTAGGCGGCATCGGTTTACTCATCCCCTTTATTAGTGTATTCGCCGCTTGGGGACTCATTGCTCTATTTATAGCCGTTTTTCCGGCCAATATTAACCAAGCACTTCATAGCATTCCTATTGAGGGCATTCCTCATCATCCCTTACTCTATTGGTTCAGACTCCCCTTTCAAGCCGTGTTAATTGCCTGGGCCTGGTGGTATACTCAGAAACCAGAGAAGCAACCCGGAGCTTCTGAATTTGCCGCTAACCTCGCATCTGAGATCCATCAATGA
- a CDS encoding sulfotransferase domain-containing protein produces the protein MSHLLQKNQSMRLPSFLIIGAAKSGTTTLYHYLSQHPNIYMPYRKEPAFFAVDEKYAQGLEWYASLFNDAKPDQICGEASTDYTKFPQYPETAARIAQTLPEVKMIYIMRNPVDRAYAYYMHWGRQLGYKETFEERMKQTNIYLDASYYIMQIEQYLQFFPKESFRFLLMDDLIQQPAKSLQEICQFIGVSHDIDLMSNMGIVANSGKKILQYKIRNQITAPLRKIPGFTSLSSLVPQQGREWIYKQLKNFSYGKNIEEFYTPKPMLPETRQYLLEKFKEPNQKLAEFINRDLSHWSY, from the coding sequence ATGAGTCATCTATTACAAAAGAATCAATCAATGCGGCTACCGAGCTTTCTAATTATTGGTGCTGCTAAATCAGGCACAACAACCTTATATCATTACTTGTCTCAGCATCCCAACATTTATATGCCTTATAGGAAAGAACCTGCTTTTTTCGCGGTAGATGAGAAATATGCTCAGGGTTTAGAATGGTATGCTTCGCTTTTTAATGACGCTAAACCCGATCAAATTTGTGGAGAAGCATCAACCGACTATACTAAGTTTCCACAGTATCCTGAAACGGCTGCAAGAATTGCTCAGACTTTACCCGAGGTAAAGATGATCTATATTATGCGGAATCCTGTAGATCGAGCTTACGCTTATTATATGCATTGGGGACGACAATTAGGATATAAAGAAACTTTTGAAGAGCGCATGAAGCAGACAAATATATATTTAGATGCCAGCTATTACATAATGCAGATTGAACAATATCTCCAGTTTTTTCCGAAAGAATCTTTTCGGTTTTTGTTGATGGATGATTTAATTCAACAACCGGCAAAAAGTTTGCAGGAAATTTGTCAATTTATTGGGGTTAGTCACGATATTGATTTAATGAGTAATATGGGAATAGTGGCTAATTCAGGCAAGAAAATTTTACAATATAAAATCCGAAACCAAATAACGGCTCCCTTGCGTAAGATCCCTGGATTCACCTCTCTATCATCATTAGTGCCTCAACAAGGGCGAGAGTGGATTTACAAGCAATTAAAAAATTTTTCCTATGGAAAAAACATTGAAGAATTTTACACCCCTAAACCTATGTTACCTGAAACTCGCCAATACTTATTAGAAAAGTTTAAAGAACCTAATCAAAAATTGGCTGAGTTCATCAACCGTGATTTGTCTCATTGGTCATATTAA
- a CDS encoding AAA family ATPase, which translates to MEKIIIENFGPVSYFEAEVKDVMIFIGPQASGKSTIAKLIFFFKSVKNFLIDFINNVIKQSDLPTTNNLIEEFKKNLSRNLSIIWWDIDKNPPFKIKYYYSDNKFIEFVPLKQKFFSGLEVKFALQIVWSEIITTELERIFREVINYKQEELNNQILEKQTLDKNKLNTERENYLDILTKRINSFFENDKTIIFIPASRSLLSFLKDSDFNLETLDIFNQNFIGITKVFKPEFQNDLIDIIKSHKNIDEHKENFEESEIAIKIMNKILKSKYKVVGEEERLYFNDQNYVKLGYASSGQQEALWIILFIFRLILIGANFLTVIEEPETHLYPEAQNEMVKLMALLANVNQNQIIITTHSPYILSAFNNLLYAHQIGKDKPDEVAKLVNPKLWLDIERTSAYFIDGDSYESIIDPELKLIQAEKIDSASRIINETFDKLFNLDD; encoded by the coding sequence ATGGAAAAAATAATTATTGAAAACTTTGGCCCAGTCTCTTATTTTGAGGCTGAGGTCAAAGATGTTATGATTTTTATTGGTCCTCAAGCTAGTGGGAAAAGTACCATTGCTAAGTTGATTTTTTTCTTTAAGTCTGTTAAAAATTTTCTAATTGACTTCATTAATAATGTTATTAAACAATCAGATTTACCAACTACTAATAACTTAATTGAAGAATTTAAAAAAAATTTATCCCGAAACCTTTCGATTATTTGGTGGGATATTGACAAGAATCCTCCTTTTAAAATTAAATATTACTATTCAGATAATAAATTTATAGAATTTGTTCCTCTTAAACAAAAATTTTTTTCTGGACTAGAAGTTAAATTTGCTTTACAAATTGTTTGGAGTGAAATTATTACTACAGAATTAGAGCGAATATTTAGAGAAGTCATAAATTATAAGCAAGAAGAATTAAATAATCAAATTTTAGAGAAGCAAACATTAGATAAGAATAAATTAAATACAGAAAGAGAAAATTATTTAGATATTTTAACAAAACGAATTAATAGTTTCTTTGAAAATGATAAAACAATCATATTTATTCCTGCATCAAGAAGTTTATTATCGTTCTTAAAAGATTCAGACTTCAATCTTGAAACTTTAGATATTTTTAATCAAAATTTTATAGGAATCACTAAAGTTTTTAAGCCTGAATTTCAAAATGATTTAATAGATATAATCAAAAGTCATAAAAATATTGATGAGCATAAAGAAAATTTTGAAGAATCTGAAATAGCTATTAAAATTATGAATAAAATATTAAAAAGTAAATATAAAGTAGTGGGCGAAGAAGAAAGATTATATTTTAATGACCAAAATTATGTTAAATTAGGATATGCTTCATCAGGACAACAAGAAGCTTTATGGATTATATTATTCATATTCCGACTTATTTTAATCGGAGCTAATTTTCTTACTGTTATTGAAGAACCCGAAACCCATTTATACCCAGAAGCACAAAACGAAATGGTTAAATTAATGGCTTTATTAGCTAATGTTAACCAGAATCAAATTATTATAACTACCCATAGCCCTTATATCCTTTCTGCATTTAATAACCTATTATATGCTCACCAAATTGGAAAAGATAAACCTGATGAAGTTGCTAAACTTGTAAATCCTAAACTTTGGCTTGATATTGAGCGAACTTCAGCTTATTTTATTGACGGTGATAGTTATGAATCTATAATTGATCCTGAACTCAAGCTAATTCAAGCAGAAAAAATAGATAGTGCATCTCGAATTATTAACGAAACCTTCGATAAACTATTTAATCTGGATGATTAA